In the genome of Dyadobacter fermentans DSM 18053, the window CGAGAAACGAAGCCAGAGCTCGAAATCGGCAGCCAGCGGATGCTGCTGGCTCACAAATCCGCCCGCCTGTTCCCACAAGCCGCGCCGCCAGAAAACGGATTCCTGCTGGACGAACCGTCCATCGAACATGCGCAAGCGCTTCGCCGACCAGCGTTGACCGTACGGCAGATCGTCGTAAACGAACGGTCGCCCGGCTTCATCAAAAAATGTATTACTTCCCATGATCCATTTCACATCGCGAAACCGTTCGAAAATTTGCGCCACCGTGAAAAGCGATTGCGCATGGTACATATCGTCGGCATTGAGCCAGGCCATAATGTCACCCGTTGAGCGGTCAAAACCCTTCTGCAATGCATGGTAGAGCCCATTATCCTTTTCACTCACCCAATACGCGAGCTGCGGCTCGTACTTACGGATGATCTCCACCGAACCGTCGGTGCTCCCGCCGTCGATGACAATGTATTCCAGGTTCGGATACCCTTGCGACAGCACCGAAAGAATGGTGTCTTCCAGGTAACCCGCCTGGTTGAACGACGGCGTCACAATGGTGATTTTAGGAAGAGACATATTTATATCAACACATTCATAAACAATGCATTAATCGACCAATAACCCGCAGAGCGATGGTTCCAGAACCTGCGCCTCCTGCTCGAACGCGCCGGATGACAGCACCATCAGAATGGCTCCCTGGGAGGTTTCCAACAACCGGTGCCGGTCCTGCGGAGACAGAAGCAGGCATTGGTCCGCCGTGGCGAGCGTGAAATGCTGCTCACCGCTACCGGCGTGGCTGCTGATATGGCAACTGCCTTTGAGACAAATAACCGCCTGCTCCACACCTTCTCCACCGGCATAATCGGGGCCATTTGCGTAGAAAATGCGTTTGATCTCAAATGGAATAACACGTTCGATCACGGTCAGGCTTCCGCGGGTGTCCGTAATAGTTTTCAGGTTGATTAACTGGGCCAATGGGTGTTTTAGATTAGGTTATGCCAATGCATTCTTTTTTGTATAATTCTTATATCGCCCACGCAACCCAAACTGTATACGTCGCGACAAACTGACTTTGATCCATTTTAAAACCATTGGCGGCTCATGGCAAACCGCGCCGGGACTGACCTTCGAAACCTGCGCCTCCGCCCGCGCGAGAGATTGGATATACGGCCCGTACACGAGCCGGATCGCATCCTCCGGAAGCCGGTATTGCTCCGCAGTGAGCCGGAAACTTCGTTCGGCGCAATAACGAAAATCGTGAAAATGATAAAAGATTAGCGGCGCATCGGCCCCGTTCGCGTGATGCACCATTACTTGCCCATGCACATTTTTGAATGTATGATCGAGCACATTCCAGGGCGCCAGGCCGCCTCCCGGGTGTTGCAGCACGTGCACGCCTTCGAAACGCTCGGTCCAGTCGTCGAGGTACTTCTGGTCGCCGAACTTACCATCCTCAAAACGCGCGTAGCACCAGTCCAGGCAGGCATTCATCCACCACGCCAACGCCGTGAGGCCTTGTTTTGTGTTTTTAAATGTAATGAACTGCACACAGTATATGCCGCTGTTTTCGGACTGATCGTGCTCCTGACTGTACCGGTGCGCGGTGATCAGCACGGAATTTTCGCCCATTTCGGCGGTTAGGACCGATGGATCGGCAAAAAACAGCAGGTCCGCATCGAGGTAAGTACAATGGTCGAGCGAAAAATGGTGGATACAATGCCAGATCGTGAATGAAGTGCAGGTCCAGCAGTACTCTCCGGGCGTCCGGCCGGGCTTCACGGCCAGGAGATCGGGGGTTTCGAATTCACCAAGGGAAATGACGGTCGCATTCGGCAGTTGCAATCGTCGCAGCACGGCGTCGCAATCGTCGTCGAACGCGAAAATATACAGATGAAAATCAGCGCCTTGCAAGAGCAGCGAGTTGTACATCGCCAATCCCCGCGAAAGGTAGCAAGAGTTGAAAAGGGTACAAAAATTCTGCATTCAGGTATGTTAGGGGTCGAAGAGGGTAGCTTCAATCACAAATATCAGCGATATATTGCTAATCTGATGCGCCCCGCAGGTGATAAAATAATATATTCCTGACCATTTTCCAGGCTACTTGGTTGCAAAGCGCTTTCAGAAATAATTGACTTACAGTTACATAATAATGATTTGACTCATTATCACCGACTTGGCAATGCTAAGATCGTATTATACAGGAGTTACTTATTAATGCCGTACATTGCAGCCGATTCCAACAGAAACTTATGTCGTTTTTTAAACAGAAGAAGAAAAACCCTTACGGCTGGTTTGGTGACTATCAGAAGTGGGAAGCATTAACCGCACTCTCGGGCGGATACGAGGCGGGAGCTATTTTGGATAAAACCAAGAATGCCCTGCTGAAAGTAAAGAACGGCGAGGCCGTGTACGAGCGGGATTCGGTGCTGTTCGATAAGAAGATTTACCCCTACTCCGTCATTTCAGCATTGCTTTACACTGCCATTGAATGCGGCAATAACCTGACTGTCCTGGATTTCGGCGGATCATTGGGAAGCACCTATTATCAGGTCAAAGATGTCATCCCAAAAGCCGTGCAGCTGCATTGGAGCGTTGTTGAACAGGAAAACTACGTTCGCAGCGGAAAAGCGGTTTTCGAAGACGATGTGCTGCGGTTCCACTTCACGATCGCCGAAAGCGAGGCAGCGAAGAAAGCCGACGTACTGCTGCTGTCGAGCGTGGTCCAGTACCTGGAAAAACCGCACGCGTTTCTGGAAGATATCAAACAGTACAATTTTAAATACATCCTCATCGACCGCACGGCGTTCGTCAACACCGAACGGCCCGACCGGCTAACGCTCCAAATCGTACCGCCGGAGATCTACGAGGCGCGGTATCCGGCCTGGTTCTTCAACGAACAGCAGTTTCTGGCGCATTTTGAGGGCTACGAAATCAAAATGGAATTTGACTCTTTCGTGGCGGGTGAGCAGGAAATGGAAATCGACCACGTGAAGGCCGGCTACGACAAAGGTTTTTTCCTGATCAAAAAGTGAGGCAGCGCGCTATTTGCCCTGCCGGCTCACCATTTCATTGATCCAAATGGGCGCGAAGGGTGACGTGCAACCCTTGGAAACGGGGTAATCGCGGTAAATGCCGAGCTTCTCGCCTATTGCGAGCGCGCGGGCGCGAAGCTCCGGAAAGTGGATGCCGATTTGCGCCAGCGTGGTGTTCATCGTCCATTGTGCCTCGGAAGGGGCCGTCGGCATTTCGGATTCGATACGGTCGAGCAGGCCGGGAATGTCGAGGCCTTCGGGTTCGCGGGTGACGCGGCCGGCGGTGAGGCTCCACCCGGCGCGGGCAGCCCAGGGGTAACCGGAATTCATCCAGGCCTCGCGCAGTTCCTCTTTTTGCGGATGCTCCTTGATAATGTAAGAAGAAAGCCAATCGGCCACCCAGAAATAGTTGACGCTGTGCACGAGGCGGTCGAGCTCGCCGACGGACAGCAGCTTGGGCTTCATGACCAGCATTGCCAGCAGTTGCGCTTCGATATTCCCCGTGTCCCACAAGGCGAGGCCCAGTTGCTGATCGGATTTGATTTTGCTGGCGATGGACCGGATATCGCCCATTTTCACGCCAAACTGATTATCGTGCGCGCCATTCTTCTTATTCATGGCGCGCACCTTTTCGTTCCCAAGCGATTCCAGTTTTGCTAACGCTTCTTCGACGGTCATTTTGCTTCAATTTTCGGATAGCGAAGTTGACCATCCGTTAGATAACCGATAAAGGCTTTTGGGACAAAAAACTCCTTACGGTTCTACTTCAACGATCATTTCGATCTCCACGGCAATGCCGGAAGGCAGTGAAGCCACGCCGATGGCCGAACGGGCGTGTTTGCCGCTCTCGCCGAAAACCTCGACCATGAAATCGGTGAAGCCGTTGATCACCTGCGGCTGCTGGGTGAGCGTGGGCGTCGAGTTCACGAGGCCAAGCACTTTCACGACTCTTTTGACTTTATTCAAATCGCCGATCTCGTTTTTCAATGCGGCCAGCAAAGCCACCCCGCAAAGTTTGGCAGCCTCTTTGCCCTGCTCCACGCTGAGGTTATCCCCTACTTTTCCAAGGATCTGTCCGCCGCCGGGCTTGTCGGGACCGTGGCCCGAAAGATAAATAAGATTGCCCACACGCACAGCGGGGAGGATGTTTCCTTTACCGGGCTTGGGTTTCGCTAAGGAGATTCCCAGCTCGGTCAGCTTTTTCTCAACATCGGGACGGGTTTGTGCATTCCCCTGAAAAGCGACTGCCAAAAACAGCATCAGGGACGCAGCGAATGAAGTTGGTTTTAACATGATAGGTTTAGTTAATCTATTAATTATGGCCAAAAGTAGCAATCATTCCGCAGTAAGCCCAGCCGAAGCCATAAAGTAATCCTTCCTCTACACCTAACCGCCAGGCTACCAGCCAGGCACCCCCCGGGCTTCCAGCGGGCTACCGCCGGGGTCACATTATGATATTGTTAAATAGCATTTCGCGGAAAGCCCAAGTACGAACGATTGACCAATTTTGCGGCCCTAAAACCGGAACTAACTTAATCCAATCACCATAAAAATCATCTACACCCATATGGATCGATGTAAAGAAAGGTGGCCGCTGCGTGCAGGCACCTTACAAAAATCGATTGCCCACGCAGCGCTGATCGCCCTGATCGGCGGCACGAGCTGGGCATCCCCGGCGATCGAAACCGGCCTGAAAACAAGCAGGACCCACCGGAACTTCGCTCAGGCCGACCGCCAGATCAAAGGCCGCGTTACCGACGGCGATACGCCCGACGGTATCCCCGGCGTGAATGTCGTGATCAAAGGCAGCCAGACAGGCACCGTGACCGACGCCAGCGGAAATTACACCCTCGACATCCCCGATGGCGGCGCGACACTCGTGTTTTCCTACGTTGGCTATATCAGCCAGGAAATTCCCTCCGGCACCCGCAGCACGATCGACGTGGCATTGAAGGCCGACACCAAGTCGCTGAACGAAGTGGTGGTGGTAGGTTACGGCACCCAAAAGAAGGTGAACCTGACCGGCGCCGTAGACCAGGTGGGCCAGGAAGTACTGCAAAACCGTCCAATCCCGAACCTTGCGCAAGGCCTCGTGGGCGTGGTACCCAACCTGAACATCCGTATGTTGGACGGAAAGCCGACGCAATCGCCGTCGTTTAACGTCCGCGGTACGACGTCCATCGGCCAGAACGGAAGCGCCCTCGTGCTTATCGACGGTGTGGAGGGCGACCCGCGCATGCTCAACCCGCAGGACATTGAAAGCATTTCGGTGCTGAAAGACGCCGCTTCGGCGTCCATTTACGGTGCACGCGCGGTTTTCGGCGTGGTGCTCATCACCACCAAACCGGCACCGGAAGGCAAAATGCGGATTTCCTATACGGCCAACTACTCGATCAAGTCACCGACCGAGGTGCCCGACAATATCGTGGATTCCTATCCGTGGGCGCAGGGTTTCAGCGACGCATGGTCGCGCTGGAACGACAACGGCAGCACGCCGACGGCGATCAACAAGACGATCAGCTTCTCACCTGCCTATTTGGCCGAGATCAAGCGCCGGTATGAAGACCCATCGCTTCCAAAAGTGGAAGTGAACCCCACCACGGGCGAGTACCAGTATTATTACAGCACGGATTGGTACAAGGAGCTGTACAAGAAGAATTTCAGCGCCCAGGATCACGCCCTGTCCATCGCCGGCGGCACCGACAAGGCTACCTACCTGCTGAGCGGCCGGTTCAATAACCAGGACGGCTTGTTCCGCTACAATACCGACAAATACAGCATGTACAACTTCCGCGGAAAAGGCGGTATACAGCTGACATCGTGGCTGCGCGTGGATAACAATACCGAGTTTTCGCAATTGAAATATCACCAGCCATTGAACGTGGGAGAAGGAAGCGGTATTTACCGGAACATCGCCGACGAAGGCCACCCGTTGGCCCCGCTTCGTAACCCCGACGGAACGCTCTCATTCTCGGCAGCCTACACGGTGGGTGACTATTATTATGGTAAAAATGCGATCGACCAGACGCGCCGCTTCCTGAAAAACCAGACAGCCCTCAAAGCACAGTTTTTCGAAAAGGCATTGACCATCCGGGGTAACCTCACGTTCCAGAGCACCGACCTGGCTACCAACCAAAAGCGCGTGCAGGTGCCTTACAGCCGTACCAAGGGCGTGATTGGCTACACGGGAACGAACACCAACGACCTTGCCGAAGGCCGCAACACGATTAACTACCTGGCTACCAACCTTTATGCCGACTACGTGAAGTCGTTCAACAACACGCATAACTTCACTTTGCTGGGCGGTTTCAACTACGAGCGCTCGGTCACCGACAGCATTTACGCGCAGCGCAACGGAATCGTGTACAGCGACGCCGACAACATCAACCTGGCACTCGGCCAGAGCGTGACCACGGCGGGCCGTTACCGCAAATGGGCCATTGCGGGTGGTTTCTTCCGGTTGAACTACAACTTCCGCGAGCGCTACCTGCTCGAATTGAATGGCCGCTACGACGGTTCGTCGAAATTCCCGACCGACCAGCAATGGGCGTTTTTCCCGTCGGTATCTGCCGGATGGCGCGTGTCCGAGGAGCCATTCTGGAAGGTTAATCCCAAAGTCATTTCCAACATCAAGGTCCGCGCTTCTTACGGTTCGCTGGGTAATGGCAACATCGATCCTTACTCTTTCTACGAGAAATTCGGCATTACGCAATCGGGTCGCGTGATCAATGGCATTCGTCCGCAAACGACCAGCATGCCGGGCGTGGTACCAAACGGACTGACCTGGGAAACATCCACTACCGCCAACTTTGGTCTGGATTTCCATGCGCTGAACAGCCGCCTGCAATTCTCTGGGGACATTTACCAGCGCAAAACGACGGACATGTTCACCGTAGGCCCGACTGTCCCCGCAGTTTTTGGAACGACCGTTCCAAAAGGCAACTATGCCGATTTGAAAACCAATGGCTGGGAGCTTTCGATCAACTGGGACGACCTGTTCAACGTGGGTTCGAAGCCATTCCACTACAACGTGCGGGTGACTTTGGCGGACTACAAGGCTTACATTACCAAATACAACAATCCCGACAAAAACCTGACCGACTACTACGAAGGCCAGCGCGTGGGTGAAATATGGGGCTACAAAGTGGCGGGCCTGTTCCGTTCGGAAGCTGAAATCGCGGAATCGCCATCGCAGAGCAACATTCCGAACACCAACACCCGCAAAAACTATCCGGGCGACCTCAAATTCCAGAACCTGGACGGCGACAACGTCATTTTCCAGGGCCTGAACCGCGTGGGCAACTCGGGTGACAAAACGATCATCGGTAACTCCGAGCCGCGTTATACTTACGGTGTAAACCTCAACAGCGACTGGAACGGGTTCTTCCTGGGCGCATTTTTCCAGGGTGTGCTGAAACAAAACTGGTACCCATCGGGCGAAGCGCGTTTCTGGGGACAATACAACCGGCCTTACAACGCCTACCCGCGCTGGCACCAGGACAATATGTTCCGCGAAGAGCTGGGTAATTTCGATGCTTACCTGCCGCGCCTCGTAGGCTACACGGCACAAGGCACCGGACGAGCATTGCAAGTGGCCAACGACCGCTTCATGCAGAATGTGGGGTATATCCGGTTGCGAAACCTGCAAATCGGCTACACGATTCCAGAGCGCATTACCTCGAAAATCCACGCCCGCGACCTGAAGGTGTACCTTTCGGGCGAAAACCTCTGGACGTGGTCGCCATTGTACAAATGGACGCGTGACACCGACGTGACGAGCATTATCGGCTCCGACCGCGACCTCAGCGGCGGCGCAAGCGGCGATGGTTACAATTACCCGATGTTGAAATCCGTATCGATCGGATTGTCACTCAACTTTTAATGGAATTTTTATGAAGACAAATAAAATACTTAGCTATACCCTTGCCGCGATGCTGCTCGCCACGGCAAGCTCCTGCGACCTGAACGAGGTGCCGGTGGATACCGCTACCAACGAAGCGGTGTTCAGCTCGGAAGCGGGCCTGGAACTTTACGCCAATTCATTTTATGACCTGCTCCCCAACACGGACGTGGGCGTGTTCCAGATTGACGACAACTCCGACCTCGTGGCCCGCAACGGCGTGGACGATTACCTCGCTGTGAATGCATTGAGCCCCATTACCAGCAGTGGATGGACCTGGACGCAGCTACGTAATATCAATTATTACATTGAAAATACGCAGAAAAGCACCGTCGCTACCAAAAACCATTACCTCGGCGTGGCGCGCTTTTTCCGGGCGTTGTTTTATTTTGAGAAGGTCAAAAGATTCGGTGATGTGCCCTGGATCGAAGAAACCATTGATGTGAACGACGATGCGGCGCTTTACGGCGCGCGCATGAACCGCTACGAGGTGATGGACAAAGTGCTGGCCGACCTGAACTTCGCGATCGAGAACATTACACTCACCTCCGACCCGTCGGTTACGCGCATTACCAAAAATGTAGCCCGCGCCTACAAGACCCGCATTGCCTTGTTCGAGGCGTCGTGGCGCAAGTACCATACCGAAGACAACAAGCAGTCGACGGCCGATGCGTGGTATGAAGAGGTAGTTAAAGAAGCGAATGCGATCAATGGTTACACGCTGCATTCGACGGTGGCCGACAAGTCGTACCGCGAGCTGTTCCTTGCCAAAACGGCTTTCGCCGACGAATCGATCCTTTCCGTAGCGCTGAGCGCCAGCTTGCAGGTGTACAGCTCGGCCAACCGCCGGTTTATCAGCCCTACTTATGGTAACCGCCCAAGCCTCACGCGCCGTTTTATCAACACCTACCTTAACCTGGATGGAACGCCATTCACCAGCAAGGCAGGCTACGAAACGACGCCGTTTGTGGAAGAGGTCAAAAACCGCGATCTGCGCCTGAAACAAACCATCCGCACGGGCGATTACACCCGCACGGAAAACGGCCTGCCCGTGATCGCGCCGCCGAATTTCAGCCAGACCAACACCGGCTACCAGCCCATCAAATGGTGCTACGACGAACGTTTCCCGTTCGACGACGAAAGCCGCAACGACAATGCGCACATCGTGATGCGCTATGCCGAAGTGCTGCTCAACAAAGCCGAAGCATTGGCCGAGCTCGGCAAAATGACCGCCGAAGACTGGACTACGACCATTGGTGCCCTCAGAAAGCGTGCAGGCATTACCGGCGCCACGCTCACGACGCTGCCTACCAAGGCCGATCCCTACATGGTATCGTTCTTCGGCGGCAAATTCAGCAACCCGGTGCTGCTTGAAGTACTGCGCGACAGAGGTACGGAAATGGTATTCGAAGGCCTGCGCCCCGACGACCTGAGAAGATGGAAGCTCGGCAAGTTGTTCCAGGACGCGCCGATGAACGGCATGTACGTGCCCGCCCTCGGCGAATACGACCTGAACGGCGACGGCAAAAACGATGTGTACTTTTACCAGGGCACCAAACCCACGTCGACCACGCCGGGCATCGCATTCGTGGACGTAACCCCGTCCACAGCCGTTGGCCGCGTTCAGCTTTCGAAAGGCACTTCCGGAGAGGTTATATGGAATCCCGGCCAACGCGAATGGGCGGATAAGAAATACCTCTACCCCATTCCCGAGGCCGACCGGATCAGAAACCCGGCCCTGGGCCAGAACCCGGGCTGGTAAGCGTCAGTTCATTCGAATTACAAAAGAGGTTGTCCCGAACGGCAACCTCTTTTTTTTTGTAAAAAATTATTTTACATACAAAATATGAATTTAATCAAACAATAATACATACATTTACTGAATAAATACATTAAACCGTTGGCTGCCAAATGAAAGGGACCAACCTGGGGGAGTTTGAAGAGCTGGTATTGCTCACGATCGCGGCATTGGGCCGGGAGGCATACAGCGTGGCCATTTGCGACGAGCTCGAACGATACACCGGCCGCTCGGCTAAGCTGGGCGTGGTGCATGCCGTGCTCAATCGGCTGGAAGAAAAAGGGCTTGCGAAAAGCCAGCTCGGCGACGCCAGCGCCACTCGCGGCGGCAAGCGGAAGCGGTATTACGAAGTGAGCCACGCAGGCAAGGTGGCGCTCATGCGTGCGAAGGAGCTGCGCGAAACGATCTGGCGCAACATTCCCGGCTTTAACCTCGAAGGTTCGATATGAAAAAGCCCGACCCGCAACCACCGCAATGGGCCACGCGCTTCCTGCGCTGGTACTGCCGGCCCCGCCTGCTCGAAGACCTCGAAGGCGACCTCTACGAATATTTCCGGCGCAATGTCCGCGACAAAGGCGCCCGGCGCGCCCGGTTCATTTATATGATCGACGTCGTCAAGTTTCTCCGGCCGTACACCGTGCGCAAAATCGAAATCTTCACCTTTCTAACCCATTTCATGATGATCGGCAGCTATTTCAAAACCTCGCGGCGCAGCCTGGTGCGCAACAAACTGTTTTCGGTGATCAACATCATTGGTCTGGCCGTGAGCATGGCTGTGGGCTTATTGGTGATCTCTATTGTGAACGATTTGCGCTCCTATGACGATTTTCACGAGAAGAAAGATCGCACATACCGGATAATCACGCGGCATGCCGGCGATGGGCAGTCACCGATGGACCTGGCTTCCACCTCGGTGCGCATCGGGCAGCGGCTCAAAGAAAATGTGCCGGGCGTGGAAGATTTCACACTCCTGCGCACGGGATTTTCGGGTGATGCACAAATCGGCAAAAACACCTTCCCGCTGGAAGCGATCTGGGCCGACCATTCGTTTTTCAAGGTATTCACCTTTCCGCTCGTTGCCGGCGATCCGGCTACGGCGCTGAAAGAGCCATTTTCACTCGTAGTGAGCGAAAAAACGGCCGAGCGGCTTTTCGGCAAATCCAACCCGCTGGGCCAGACCGTCCGCTTCGATACGCTGGATTACCAGGTGACCGGCGTGGCGAAGGAAGTTCCAAGCCTGTCGCACCTGCGTTTCGACGCGCTGGTATCATTTGCCACCGCCGACGCAACGATGGGTAAAAAGGAAGACTGGTTTTATGATTGGGATAATGTGTGGTCCAATTACGTGTACCTCACCGTGCCCCGGGGCGGCAGCACAGGCAATGTGCAGCGCACACTGGATCAGATCAGTGCGGAGGAAAACAAGGCCATGGAGAACCTCAAAGTGACCGTGTCGCTGCAACCATTAAAGAATATCGCTTTGGGAAAGGATCTTTCCAACAATCTCGGCCCTGAAACCGAGCCGGTTACGCTCTGGATTCTTGGCGGGCTGGCATTGGTGATCATTCTTTCGGCCTGTTTCAACTACACCAACCTGTCGATCGCCCGTTCGCTCCGGCGGTCGCGCGAGGTGGGGGTACGCAAGATCATCGGTGCCCGAGCGGGGCATGTCGTCGGGCAGTTCATTGCCGAAGCGGTGATGATCGCATTTCTTGCATTGCTGCTCTCGTTTGGCCTGTACCTGCTGCTGCGCAAGGAGTTTTTCGCCCTCGACCCGCATATTTCGCAGATATTCACCCTTGAACTATCGACCCGATCCTGCTGTATTTCATTGCATTAGCGGCATTCACTGGCCTCGTGGCGGGCTTTCTGCCGGCGGTGTTTTTTTCCAAAATCAATGCAATGTCCGTGATGAGAGATGCCGGCGGGCTCAAAGTCTTTAAGCATATCGGGCTAAGAAAGGCACTTATCGTGGTGCAATACACATTATCCCTGATTTTTATCGCCACCACGGCCGTGGGTTACAGCCAATACAAAGGTTTCCTGAACTTTGACCTGGGTTTCAACACCGAAAACATCCTGAATATCAAGCTCCGCGGCACCGATGCATCCGTACTGCGCGAAGATCTGGCGGCGATACCGGACGTGAAGCGGCTGTCGCAATCGAGCATGGTGACGAGCGTAGGCAGCATTTTTGGAGATTATACCAAATACATCCCCGGCGATTCCGCGCTGGTGTGGATGAACACGGTCGACGAGCATTACCTGCCCATTCATGGACATAAACTGCTCGCCGGGACGAATTTCATGCTACGCCCCGAAAAAGGGAACGAATCAGAAGTGATTGTGAATCAGAAGCTTTTAAAACGGTTCAACATTGCCGATCGCGATCCGCGGAAAGCTTTGGGTAAAATATTAACCGTGGGCAAACAGAAGCTGACGATCGTGGGTGTGCTCAAAGACTTTCATTACGGGACGGTCGAAAACAAGATCGAGCCCGTGATGTTCCGCTATTCCCGCAGCGAGCCCTGGGGTTATCTCAACCTCCAAATCGCGTCCGGCGACCTTACGGCCACAATGGCGCGCATCGAAGAAGCCTGGAAACGGTTCGATAAGGTGCATCCGCTCAAAGCCGTTTTCTACGACGACCAGATCGAGCGTACGTACAGCCAGTTTTCCATGATGTTGAAGGCAATCGGGCTGCTGGCCTTTCTGGCGATTTGCATTGCCTCGCTCGGGTTGTTCGGCATGGTGGTGTTCACCACGGAAACGAAGCTCAAAGAAATCAGCATCCGCAAAGCGCTGGGCGCCAGCGAGCCGGGCCTCATATTCCTGCTTTGCCGCGGGTTTCTGACACTCCTCGCCGTTGCCGGGCTGATTGCGCTCCCGGCCACTTACCTGCTCTTCGACCAGTTGGTGCTCGCGCGCTTTGCTTACCACCAGCCTATCGGCATGATTGAGCTGATCGGCGGAACGGTCGTGGTCATGCTGCTCGCGCTGCTGATGATCGGCTCGCAAACGGCGCGCGCGGCACGGTCCAATCCGGCAAAAGTCCTGAAAAGCGATTAGAGCAGGACAATCAACGGGTTGTTTCCCGTAACTTGCGCCACGGCCCCGAAAAACATCCGCCCGCAAGGCGGAGGCCGCAGCTAAGCTCTTTAATATGAAAATACAATTCTTATCCGCGCTTTGTGTGAGCGCGATGCTTTACGGCTGTGCCGGCAGCAAACCCGGACCGGCCGCTTCCGGCGCAAATACCATGGACGTTTCCATCGACCTGGTGAATGTCCAGTCCGACCGTGTGCGTGTGACGGTGACGCCACCTGCACAATCCGAAGAAACAGCCACTTATAACTTCCCGAAAATCATCCCGGGCACGTACGCGATCGCCGACTATGGCCGGTATATCAGTAATATTGAAGCATTTGATAAAAAAGGAAAACCCTTGCGCATCACGCGCACCGATTCCAACACGGTGAGCATTACGCCCGGCCGCAAACTGGCCCGTCTCTCCTACCTGGTGGACGACACGTTCGACACAGAAAAGGAGAGCGATACATTTTCGGAAACCGGCAACACGATATTTTCGCCCGCAGGGACCAATATCGACGCCGGAAAGCATTTCCTGCTTAATATGGCCGGGTTTGTCGGCTATTTTTCAGGACAAACCGAGACGCCTTACCGCATCACCGTCAACCATCCCGAAACACTCTACGGCACCACCGCGCTCGTGGACAGCGACGACGATGCCCGCCGGGATGTGTTCACGCTTGCCCGCTATCCCGATGTGATCGACAATCCCGTGATGTACGCTGCGCCCGACACCTCGGCATTCAAGGTCGACGGCATGGAAGTGCTGATCGGCGTGTATTCGCCGCGCGGGAATGTGCGCGCCTCCGCATTGCGCCCCGACGTAGAAAAGATGATGCGCGCCCAGAAAAAATTCCTGGGAAAGATCAATGACACGCCGAAATACGCGGTGTTGACCTACATTTCCTCGGGCGCGGCGAACGATGCCAAAGGCATTGGGGCGTTGGAACACAATGCATCCACGACGGCAGTTTTCCGGGACCCGATGAAAAGCAAGGACCTGATCCACGTGATCAGCCACGAGTTTTTTCACACCCTCGCCCCGTTGAAAGTACATTCGAAAGAAATCCATTATTTCGATTTCAACAACCCGAAAATGAGCCAGCATTTATGGTTCTACGAGGGTGTAACGGAGTATTTTT includes:
- a CDS encoding ABC transporter permease produces the protein MKKPDPQPPQWATRFLRWYCRPRLLEDLEGDLYEYFRRNVRDKGARRARFIYMIDVVKFLRPYTVRKIEIFTFLTHFMMIGSYFKTSRRSLVRNKLFSVINIIGLAVSMAVGLLVISIVNDLRSYDDFHEKKDRTYRIITRHAGDGQSPMDLASTSVRIGQRLKENVPGVEDFTLLRTGFSGDAQIGKNTFPLEAIWADHSFFKVFTFPLVAGDPATALKEPFSLVVSEKTAERLFGKSNPLGQTVRFDTLDYQVTGVAKEVPSLSHLRFDALVSFATADATMGKKEDWFYDWDNVWSNYVYLTVPRGGSTGNVQRTLDQISAEENKAMENLKVTVSLQPLKNIALGKDLSNNLGPETEPVTLWILGGLALVIILSACFNYTNLSIARSLRRSREVGVRKIIGARAGHVVGQFIAEAVMIAFLALLLSFGLYLLLRKEFFALDPHISQIFTLELSTRSCCISLH
- a CDS encoding ABC transporter permease, coding for MSVMRDAGGLKVFKHIGLRKALIVVQYTLSLIFIATTAVGYSQYKGFLNFDLGFNTENILNIKLRGTDASVLREDLAAIPDVKRLSQSSMVTSVGSIFGDYTKYIPGDSALVWMNTVDEHYLPIHGHKLLAGTNFMLRPEKGNESEVIVNQKLLKRFNIADRDPRKALGKILTVGKQKLTIVGVLKDFHYGTVENKIEPVMFRYSRSEPWGYLNLQIASGDLTATMARIEEAWKRFDKVHPLKAVFYDDQIERTYSQFSMMLKAIGLLAFLAICIASLGLFGMVVFTTETKLKEISIRKALGASEPGLIFLLCRGFLTLLAVAGLIALPATYLLFDQLVLARFAYHQPIGMIELIGGTVVVMLLALLMIGSQTARAARSNPAKVLKSD
- a CDS encoding M61 family metallopeptidase, giving the protein MKIQFLSALCVSAMLYGCAGSKPGPAASGANTMDVSIDLVNVQSDRVRVTVTPPAQSEETATYNFPKIIPGTYAIADYGRYISNIEAFDKKGKPLRITRTDSNTVSITPGRKLARLSYLVDDTFDTEKESDTFSETGNTIFSPAGTNIDAGKHFLLNMAGFVGYFSGQTETPYRITVNHPETLYGTTALVDSDDDARRDVFTLARYPDVIDNPVMYAAPDTSAFKVDGMEVLIGVYSPRGNVRASALRPDVEKMMRAQKKFLGKINDTPKYAVLTYISSGAANDAKGIGALEHNASTTAVFRDPMKSKDLIHVISHEFFHTLAPLKVHSKEIHYFDFNNPKMSQHLWFYEGVTEYFSNLFQVNQGLIGADVFYDLMAKKVANSRDYQDDLSFTEMSRNVLDPKIKPQYPNVYEKGALIAMCLDIVIREQSKGQRGLLWLMGELSAKFGPQKPFDDAELIPVITQIAGPEAGAFLDKHVVAGEPIVYEDFLAKVGLKKEPVPFPEPVVFMRDSVIYIKPDPSRTHVLADMPDDANQFYKALGIQNNDVFLEFNGVPIDPTNLSSIVFLGYDLDEGSPITVKVKRNGQDLELKGAVKLNYADGDGFRFRDESKQSLNQAWLKN